A genomic window from Oceanobacillus timonensis includes:
- a CDS encoding response regulator transcription factor, protein MGERILIVEDEQKISRVLQLELDYEGYETTVAADGKQALEYIEAETWALILLDIMIPELSGLEVLRRIRRQENNTPVILLTARDEVYDKVNGLDLGANDYITKPFQIEELLARIRANLRKTVQVTSNKETLQVGDLQVDTAAYEVTRSDEPIELTPREYDLLVCLLENKNRVLTREQLIEKVWGFDYIGETNVVDVYIRYLRQKVDKGYDKAYIQTVRGVGYSIKEASQ, encoded by the coding sequence ATGGGAGAACGGATATTAATTGTAGAGGATGAACAGAAAATCAGCCGTGTTTTGCAGTTGGAATTAGATTATGAAGGCTATGAAACAACGGTAGCAGCAGATGGCAAACAAGCGTTGGAATATATAGAAGCAGAAACATGGGCACTTATTTTATTAGATATTATGATACCTGAATTAAGCGGTTTAGAAGTGTTAAGAAGAATACGCAGGCAGGAAAATAATACTCCGGTAATTTTGTTGACTGCGCGTGATGAAGTATATGATAAAGTAAATGGTCTTGATCTTGGGGCAAATGATTATATTACAAAACCGTTTCAAATTGAAGAACTGCTGGCCCGGATTCGTGCAAATTTACGTAAAACCGTGCAGGTTACCTCCAATAAGGAGACATTGCAGGTGGGGGATTTACAAGTAGATACGGCGGCGTATGAAGTTACTCGTTCAGATGAACCAATTGAACTGACCCCGCGGGAATACGATTTATTAGTTTGTTTATTAGAAAATAAAAATAGGGTACTCACGCGCGAACAGTTAATTGAAAAAGTCTGGGGTTTTGACTATATTGGGGAAACAAATGTAGTGGATGTCTATATCCGCTACCTGCGCCAAAAGGTAGATAAAGGATATGATAAAGCATATATTCAAACGGTACGCGGAGTAGGCTACTCCATTAAGGAAGCAAGCCAATGA
- a CDS encoding thioredoxin family protein has protein sequence MQAIQTEAAFQEIIQSEKPVIIKFFADWCPDCKRMDMFIGEVMEEFESYDWYEVNSDEVSGLAEKYEVMGIPSILLFQNGEKIAHQHSADTKTPESVTDFLKQHLG, from the coding sequence TTTCAAGAAATCATTCAAAGTGAAAAACCTGTTATCATAAAATTCTTCGCGGACTGGTGTCCGGATTGTAAGCGGATGGATATGTTTATTGGTGAAGTTATGGAAGAATTTGAAAGCTATGACTGGTATGAAGTAAATAGTGATGAAGTATCCGGATTAGCTGAAAAATATGAAGTGATGGGTATACCAAGCATTCTTCTATTTCAAAATGGAGAAAAAATTGCACATCAGCATAGTGCCGATACGAAAACACCGGAATCTGTTACAGATTTCTTAAAACAGCATTTAGGCTAA